In the genome of Bradyrhizobium ottawaense, the window GGCTGGCTGATGGTCGCCGTCACGGTGTCGTTGCCACCCCAGGCGTCCGCGGTGGTCGGGAAGTTCGGATCGCCGTAGATGGTTTCGATTTGACCAAACTGGTCCAGCGTGACGTCGTAGGTATCGTTCGGCAGATGCTGCATGGCGTAACTCCCATTTCATTGTCGGAAACGGGCCTGACGCGTGCAGAATTTTCTTGCAAGACGCGTTGTTGACCACGCTTCACCGGCAGCGAATCTACCTTTGGTAGATGGCAGAGATTTGCAGGAATTCGGGAGAGAGTTTGATTGGGCGCATGGAACCGCGCTGACACCGCGAGGAACCTCGCCGCAGGTTGCGCATCCGTGAAACTCTGATGACCTGCAAAAGCGCGCTGGCGCACGCGAGCATGTCCGCCTGCTACGGCACCAGGCGGAACTTGCCTCCGTCCACCGTGATCAGGAAGGCGGAGCGCTCGTCGTACCCGTTGTGGTCGGTCGGACTCGTCGTCGACAGGCGTTGTCGAGATCGTGGTTTGCCCGACGGGTCAATGTCCAGCGCATTGCGCCAACCATCGAAGCTCGCAACACGCAAGCTATTGAAATCCCCGGCTGTTGTGCACCGGGTTGTTTTTCGGGCTCTTGTTTTGGACGTGCAAACGATTGGCCTCTCCCAATGGGGAGAGGCCAGATTGAAACGACAGGCTCGACTCGATCGAGCGCTCCTACTCCCAAGACCACGTCGAGAAATCGTTCTCGTATTGCGGGACGTCCTTCCAGACGCCCTTCAACTTCTTGTTGGTGATGGTGATGAGCTGCGGCTGGTACAGGTAGGCGGAGACGGCGTCGGTCGCGAGCATACGCTGGGCGTCGCCGAGCAGTTTTGCGCGGGCGGCCTCGTCCGGCGTCGATACGATCTGCTTGTAGAGTGCGTTGAACGCCTCGTTGTTGTAGCCGAGATAGTAGTCCGCCTCGGTGATCTTGACGAGATCGAACGGCTCGACATGGCTGATGATGGTGAGGTCGAAATTGTGCGGACCGTTGCCGGCGAACACCTGCGACAGCCATTGCGCCCATTCGACGTTCTCGATCTTGGCGACGATGCCGACCTTGGCGAGCTGGGCCGCGGCGATCTCGCCGCCCTGCCGCGCATAGGACGGCGGCGGCAGCTTGAGCGACACTTCGAGCGGCGTGGTGACGCCGGCTTCAGTGAGCAGCTTCTTGGCCTTCTCGGGGTCGTAGGGATTGATGCCGGTGGTGTCGACATAGCCGAGCGCCCCCGGCACATAGAAGCTGCCTATCGGCGTGCCGAAACCGTCGACGGCGCCGTCGATCATGGCCTTGCGGTCGATCGCGGCGAGGATGGCGCGGCGGACGCGGACGTCATCCAGCGGCTTCTTGCGGTGGTTGATCGCGACGATGGTCTTGGCCCTGGAGCCGCCGACCAATACCGTGAAGCGCGGATCGGCCTTGAACTGGGCAATGGTGCGCTGGGCCGAGACGCGCGGGAACGCATCGACGTCGCCCGAAAGCAGCGCCGCGGTCTGCGCGGCCGGATCGGAGATGAAGCGGATCGTCACCTTGGAGAGCTTGACCGCGGCGGCGTTGCGGTAGTCTGCCCATTTGGTCAAGGTGATCGAGGAGCCCTTGGCCCAGGCACCGAGCTGATAGGGCCCGGTGCCGACCGGCTGCGTGACGTTGGAGGCAGCGCTCTTCGGCTCGACGATCGAGCCGCCCGCCTGACCCAGCAGGAACGGCAGGTTCGGCTCGCCGTATTTCAAGGTGATCACGACCGTGTCGGCATCGGGCGCCTCGACCTTCTCGAAGGCCTGGTAGAGGCTCTTGTCCTTGTTGGTGCTGTTCGGCGCGGCGTTGCGCTCGAACGAGAACTTCACCGCGGCAGAATCGAATACCTCGCCGTTGTGGAATTTGACGCCCTTGCGCAGCTTGAACGTATAGGTCTTCAGGTCGGGCGAGGCTGTCCAGTTCTCCGCCAGCAAGGGCGAAACGGAGCCGTCCTCGTTGATCTTGGTCAGGGTCTCATAGATGTTGTAGAGCGTGACCTCGGCGATCGCGGCAGCGGCCGCATTGGTCGGATCGAGCCCCGGCGGCTCCAGCGCCATCGCCATGACGACGCTGTCCTTCTTGCTCTGCGCAAGCACCGGCAAAGGCGTTGCGACCAACGCGGCGGCAAATGCAACGATCGACAATTTCCTGAACATGCGTAACTCCCCGGCCAGTTCTGTTCTAAGCCTACGCCAATCCTGCTCCGGACACTAACCTTCCATGGCCGCCTGCGGCAACGCCATCACAGCCTCGGCCTTGTGGCAGGCGGCAAGGTGCCCCTCGCCCACCTTGCGTAACTCAGGCATGGCCTCGCGGCAATGCTGGTCAGCGAGCGGACAGCGCGCGACATAGGGGCATCCGGTCGCGGCCGCCGATTGCGAGGCGATCGCCTGGCCACCGCGCCGCCGCCGGCCGCCGCCGGCGCGCGCCCGCGGCACCGCCTCCAGCAGCGCCCGCGTATAGGGATGGGCGCAATGCTCGAACAGGTCTTCGGGCCGGCCCTGCTCGACGATCCGGCCGAGATACATCACCGCGACCTCGTCGCAAAGATAGTCGACGACGGCGAGGTCATGGCTGATCAGGATGTAGCTCAGGCCAAACTGCTCCTGCAGATCCTGCATCAGGTTCAGCACCTGCGCCTGCACGGAGACGTCGAGCGCGGAGACCGGCTCGTCGGCGACGATGAGCTTCGGCTGGGTGATCAGCGCACGTGCAATGGCGATGCGCTGGCGCTGGCCGCCGGAGAACTCGTGCGGATATTTCTCCATGTCGGCATCGCGCAAGCCGACCTGGCGCAGCACTGCGGCGACGCGCGCGCGAAAGGTGGTACGGTCGGCGTCTTCCAGCACGGTGAGCGGCTCGGCGACGATGCGGGCGACGGTCTGGCGCGGATCGAGCGATCCGTAGGGGTCCTGGAACACCATCTGGAAATCGCGCCGGGCGCGACGCAGTTCGTCGGCCGAGATGCGATTGAGATCACGGCCGAGCAGCGCGACCTGGCCCGACGTCGGCCGCTCCAGCGCCATCACCAGCCGCGCGAAGGTCGACTTGCCCGAGCCCGACTCGCCGACGACGCCGATGCTCTTGCCGGCGGCGACCTGCACGCTCACGCCATTGAGCGCGCGCACCTGCCCCGGCGGACGGAACAGGCTTTCCCTCGGCAGGGCGTAGCGCTGTTCGAGATCCTTCACGTCGAGAAGAGGCGCAGCGGTCATGCGGTCACCGCTCCAACGTTCTCAGCCATTGAGACATCCGTCCTGATGCAACGCACGAAGTGCCCGGGTCCGACGTCGACCATCCGCGGAAGCGCGGCGCGGCATTGATCGATCACGAACGGACATCGGTCGGAGAACGTGCACCCCGCCGCCAGATCTGCGAGCTCCGGCACGGTGCCCGATATCGTCTTCAGCCGCGTCCCCTTGCGCGCGCCGAGCTTCGGCCGGGCGCGAAACAGGCCCTGCGTATAGGGATGCCCCATCCGGCGAAACACCTCGTCGGTCGGCCCGCTCTCGACGACGGTGCCGCCATACATCACCATCATGCGCTGCACGTTCTCGGCGATGACGCCGAGATCGTGCGAGATCAGGATCATCGACATGCCGCGCTCCTCGACGAGATCGGCGATGAGGTCGAGGATCTGGCCCTGGATGGTGACGTCGAGCGCAGTGGTCGGCTCGTCCGCGATCAACAGATCCGGCTCGCAGGCGAGCGCCATGGCGATGGTGATGCGTTGGCGCTGGCCGCCAGAAAACTGATGCGGATAGGCATCGACGCGCCGCGCGGGATCGGGCAGCCCGACGCGGTCGAGCAAGGCGATCGCCTCCTTGCGCGCCTGCGCCGCCGAGTGCTTCTTGTGACGTCGCAGCGGCTCGGCGACCTGATGCCCGATCGTGTGCATCGGATTGAGCGCAGTCATCGGCTCCTGGAAGATCATACTGATGCGGTTGCCGCGCAGACGGCAATAATCCGCATCCGGCAATCGCGCGAGCTCGTTGCCGTCGAGCTTGATGCTGCCCGAGACCACGGCGCTATCGGGCAGCAGCCCCATCAGGGACATCGCCGTGACCGATTTGCCGCAGCCGGACTCGCCGACCAGCCCCAGTGTCTCGCCGCGCTTCAGGGCAAAGCTGACGCCGCGCACGGCCTGCGCCGGCCCGCGGCTGGTATTGAGGCGGACGCCAAGATTTTCAACCTCGATCAGCGGCATGACGCGTTGCTCGCCCATCGTCATCGCTCCCGTGCCAGTCTGGGATCGAGCAGGTCGCGCAATCCGTCACCGAGAAGATTGAGGCCGAGCACCGCGATCGCGATCGCAGCGCCCGGATAGACCGCGAGCATCGGCGACTGGAACAGCAGCGTCTGCGCATCGTTCAGCATCCGTCCCCAGGACGGCTGCGGCGGCTGCGTGCCGAGGCCGAGATAGGACAAAGCGGCTTCGGCGAGGATCGCGAGCGCGAACTGGATGGTGACCTGCACGATCAGGATCGACAGAATATTCGGCAGCACGTGCTCGATGGTGATGCGGAAGGCACCCTTGCCTGCCGCGCGCGCGGCCAGCACGAATTCGCGCGCCCAGATCGCGTTGGCGGAGCCGCGCGTCAGCCGGGTCAGCGTCGGGATCTGGAAAATGCCGATCGCGACGATCGAGGTGACCATCCCCGGCCCCACCACCGCGGCGAGCATGATCGCGGAGAGCACCGCCGGAAAGGCGAAGGTGAAGTCGGAGAAGCGCATGATGATCTCTTCGGTCCAGCCGCGCCGGGCCGAGGCGATCAGGCCCAGCGTGACGCCGAAACTTAGACCGATGCTGACGGCGATGACGCCGACCATGATGGTGGAGCGGGCGCCGGCGAGCAGCAGCGAGACGATGTCGCGGCCGAAGGAATCGGTGCCGAGCCAGTGCGCCGCCGAGGGCGGCCGCAGCTTCGAGGCGATGTCGATCTCGTAGGGCGACCACGGCGTCCACACCAGCGAGAGCAGCGCCGAGGCAAGCACCAGCAGGCTCAGCGAACTACCGAGCACGAAACTGCGATGGCGCAGCGCGCGGCCCCAGAAGGTCCTGGCCGGCAGGCGGCGTGTTGCGACCGGCGCGTCAATCGGAGTGGTCAGGGGGGTGCTCACAGGTCGTGGACCTTGATGCGGGGATCGATGAAGGCATAGAGCACGTCGACCACGAAATTGACGATGACGACCATGGTCGCCAGCAGCATCACGCAATTGCGCACCACGATCAGGTCGCGGTTGGCGATCGACTGGAAGATCAGCCGGCCGAGGCCCGGCAGATAGAACACGTTCTCGATCACGATAGTGCCGGCGAGCAGATTGGCGAATTGCAACCCCATGACCGTCATGACGGGGATCATCGCATTGCGCAGCACGTGGCTCCAAAGCACCTCGCGCTTGCCGAGCCCCTTCGCGCGGGCGGTGCGGACGAAGTCCTCGCGCAGCACTTCGAGGACGGCCGAGCGCGTGACACGCGCGAGGATCGCAGCCTGCACCACCGCGAGCGAGATCGCCGGCAGCAGCAGCGACTTGACGCCGAGCCAGATGCCTTCCTCCCAGCCGGAGAATCCCCCCGCCGAGAGCCATTGCAGCCGTACCGAGAACAGGAGAACCAGCAGGATCGCGAACCAGAAATTCGGCAACGCGATGCCGACCTGCGTCAGCGACATCACGCCGACGTCGCCGAGCTTGTTGTGGTTGGCGGCGGTGTAGATGCCGGCCGAGAGCGCCAGCGTCACCGTGATCGTCATCGCCATGATCGCGAGCGGAACGGTCAGCACCAGCCGCTCCGCGATCAGGCTGGCGACCGACGTGCCGTAGACATAGGAGTTGCCGAGATCGCCGACGAGGAGGCCCTTGATCCATTGCAGATAGCGAACCGCCAGCGGCTGGTCGAGCCCGAGCTTGACGGTGAGCGCACGCACTGCGTCTGGCGAGGCATCGGCGCCCATCAGCATCTGCGCGGCATTGCCGGGGAGCGCATCGAGCACCAGGAAAATGATCAGGGATGCGCCGACCAGCGTCGCCAGCAAGGTCAACAGACGTCGGAGGACAAATACGCTCATGCGCGCTCGGCTTCAGGGCTCAGCTGCGGCACGATCAACATGTCCGGGCGGCTGAGGCAAGCCTTTTGCACACAAGTCCTTTGCACCCGAGCCCTTTGCTGCATGCCCCTCTCCTCAAGCCGGCCAGCGGGACAGGAGGTCGTGCGAGGCTTCGAACAGTGCGCTGACACGCAGCAATTCCGCATCGGCACGGAAGCGGCCGACGAGCTGAAGCCCGATCGGCAGGCCGTCGCGGCCGAAGCCAGAGGGCAGGCTGACGGCGGGATGGCCGGTCATGTTGAACGGCATGGTCCAGGGGAACCAATGCGGCCGGACGCTGTCGAAATGCGCTCCGTCGATTTCGATGGTGCCGAACAGATCCTGCTTGATCGGCAGCGCGGTGCGCGTGAGCGTCGGCATCGCCAGGAAGTGTCCGCGCGCAAGCAGCGATTGCACGCGCCGAAACAGCGCGGTGCGCGCGAACATCGCCTCCTGATAGTCGACGCCGCTGACTTCGGTCGCAAGCGCGAGCTGCTTGAGGAAGGCCTCGCTCAGCTCGTCCTTGTGCTCGGCTGCGAGTTTTGCAAAGCGCGTGCGCCAGACCGTGTGGTTGATGGCGCGCCAGATCGGCTCGATGTCGAAACCGTCGCCGGAAAATTCCTCGAGCTCGGCGCCGAGCCCCGCCAGCCGGTCGAGGCTCGCCTTGAAGCTGGCTGCGACCTCGGCGGACACCGGACGGCCCGGCGGCGTCAGGCAGTACAGGATCCGCTGCCCGCGCAAATCGCCGCGCGGGGCGGCCGTGCCGATGAAATCGGGCACGGGAACGCCGATCGACCAGGGGTCGCAGGCATCGTCGCCTACCATCGCCTGCATCATCAACGCGGTGTCGGCGACGGTCCGCGTGGTCGGCGTGACATAGGTCTGGTTGCCGAACACATCCAGCGCCTGGCTGTGCGGGATCACACCGTTGCTCTGCTTCAAGCCGACCACGCCATTGCAGGCGGCGGGAATTCGCGTCGAGCCGCCGCCGTCGGTCGCGATCGCGAGCGGCGCGATGCCGCTGGCCACCGCCACCGCCGCGCCGCCGCTGGAGCCGCCGGAGGAACGGCACGCGTCCCAGGCATTGCGGGTGCGACCGAACAAAGGCGAATCCGTCAGGCACTTGCTGCCGAATTCCGGCGTCGTGGTCTTGCCGATCAGAATCGCGCCTTCGCTGCGCAGCCGCGCCACCGCGACGGCATCCTCGGTCGGCACATTGTCCTTGTAGGGAACGGCGCCAAAGGTGGTCTTGACGCCCTTGGTGTTGACGATGTCCTTGACGGTGACGGGGATGCCGTGGAGCAGGCCGAGCGGCTCGCCGGCCATTATTTTGCGCTCGGCGACGCGCGCCTGCGCCATCGCCTCGTCGCCACACAGCGTGATGAAACAGTTCAGCTCGGGCTGGAGCGCCTCGGCGCGCGCGAGCACGGCACTGATGATGTCGACGGGGGAAATCCGCTTTTCGGCGATGAGGCCGCGCAGTTCGGTTGCGGACAGCAGACAGGGATCGCCGTTCATCGTCACATCACGCTCCGAAGCGGGCCGTCGTTGGCCCAAAGCATTGACAGCGAGAATGACAGTTTTGTTAACTCGCCGTCCAATACGATTTTGGTCGCCAACCCATACGTTTTCGGTATGCCAATGGATCTACGCCGCCTCCGCTATTTCGTCGCTGTCGCCGAGACACGCAGCGTCGGCAAGGCCGCCGAGCGGCTACGGATGGCTCAGCCTCCGCTGTCCGTCCAGATCCGCAAGCTCGAGGCCGAGATCGGCGCGCCGCTGTTCCGCCGCGGCACCCGCGGCATGGACCTGACCGAGGCCGGCCAGGCGCTGCTGGCGCGTGCGAGCGAAGCTCTGGCGCTGGCCGTCGACGGCGCCGAAGCCGCGCGCGCGGTCGCCGCCGGCAAGCGCGGGCGGCTCTCGGTCGGCTACATGTTCGTCCTGGCGAATGCGATGCTGCCGCGGCTCATCCCTGAGCTGCGCCGCTCGGTTCCGGGCGTCGATCTCGACTTTGCCGAGCTCAGTGCATCGACGCGCGAGGCCAGACTGCTCGACCGCAGCGTCACGGTTGCGCTGTGCATGCCGGCCATCAACCATCCTGAGATCCAGGTGGCTCGGATCGGTGCGCAGCCATTTATGCTGGCAGTGCCGATCCGCTCGCCGCTCGCACGTCTCGGCGCCGTGCCGATGGCGCGGTTGCAGGGCCGTCCGCTGATCGCGTTGCCGCCTCCGGAGCAAGATCCCGCCTCCTCGGCGGTCGCGGCCCTGCTGCGCCGACATCAGATCGTGATGCCGATCGCGAGCCGGGTGGAGACGGTGCATTCGGCGATGAGCCTGGTGCTCGCCGGCGAAGGTCTTGCGATCGTGCCGGCCTGCGCCCAGCTCGGCGCGCCACGCGGCATCGTGTTCAGGCCGCTGCGCGATGCGGCCGATTCCATTGACATCGCGGTGTGCTGGCGGAGGGACTCCCAGAGCCCGCTGATCTCCAGGTTCATAAAATGCGCCGAGAAGGCCGTTGCGCGGATGTGAGGCGGCGCTACCAGCTCCAATTGATCTCACGGCTCCAGGGCGGATCGGCGCCCGGGCGGGTGCAGGTCAGGCCGGCGCAATTGGCGGCAAAGGACAGCGCCCGGCGGAGCTCGTCGACATTGATGTCTTTCAGTGCTTTCCGGGCAATGCGCTTCTGCTTGTGCAGGGCAAAGAGCAGCGCCGCCTGAAAACTGTCGCCCGCGCCGATCGTGTCGGCGACCTCGACCTTGGGCGCGGCGACCTCGATCTGCCCTGCCCCCGCGTGCCACGCGATCGCGCCGTTGTTGCCGCGGGTGATGACGACGAGGCTCGTGCCCTGCCCGAGCAGCGCATTCGCCCGCTGCTCGTAAGGCTCGTCGCCGAAGAGATAGGCGAA includes:
- a CDS encoding ABC transporter substrate-binding protein; amino-acid sequence: MFRKLSIVAFAAALVATPLPVLAQSKKDSVVMAMALEPPGLDPTNAAAAAIAEVTLYNIYETLTKINEDGSVSPLLAENWTASPDLKTYTFKLRKGVKFHNGEVFDSAAVKFSFERNAAPNSTNKDKSLYQAFEKVEAPDADTVVITLKYGEPNLPFLLGQAGGSIVEPKSAASNVTQPVGTGPYQLGAWAKGSSITLTKWADYRNAAAVKLSKVTIRFISDPAAQTAALLSGDVDAFPRVSAQRTIAQFKADPRFTVLVGGSRAKTIVAINHRKKPLDDVRVRRAILAAIDRKAMIDGAVDGFGTPIGSFYVPGALGYVDTTGINPYDPEKAKKLLTEAGVTTPLEVSLKLPPPSYARQGGEIAAAQLAKVGIVAKIENVEWAQWLSQVFAGNGPHNFDLTIISHVEPFDLVKITEADYYLGYNNEAFNALYKQIVSTPDEAARAKLLGDAQRMLATDAVSAYLYQPQLITITNKKLKGVWKDVPQYENDFSTWSWE
- a CDS encoding ABC transporter ATP-binding protein → MTAAPLLDVKDLEQRYALPRESLFRPPGQVRALNGVSVQVAAGKSIGVVGESGSGKSTFARLVMALERPTSGQVALLGRDLNRISADELRRARRDFQMVFQDPYGSLDPRQTVARIVAEPLTVLEDADRTTFRARVAAVLRQVGLRDADMEKYPHEFSGGQRQRIAIARALITQPKLIVADEPVSALDVSVQAQVLNLMQDLQEQFGLSYILISHDLAVVDYLCDEVAVMYLGRIVEQGRPEDLFEHCAHPYTRALLEAVPRARAGGGRRRRGGQAIASQSAAATGCPYVARCPLADQHCREAMPELRKVGEGHLAACHKAEAVMALPQAAMEG
- a CDS encoding ABC transporter ATP-binding protein; the encoded protein is MGEQRVMPLIEVENLGVRLNTSRGPAQAVRGVSFALKRGETLGLVGESGCGKSVTAMSLMGLLPDSAVVSGSIKLDGNELARLPDADYCRLRGNRISMIFQEPMTALNPMHTIGHQVAEPLRRHKKHSAAQARKEAIALLDRVGLPDPARRVDAYPHQFSGGQRQRITIAMALACEPDLLIADEPTTALDVTIQGQILDLIADLVEERGMSMILISHDLGVIAENVQRMMVMYGGTVVESGPTDEVFRRMGHPYTQGLFRARPKLGARKGTRLKTISGTVPELADLAAGCTFSDRCPFVIDQCRAALPRMVDVGPGHFVRCIRTDVSMAENVGAVTA
- a CDS encoding ABC transporter permease, whose amino-acid sequence is MSTPLTTPIDAPVATRRLPARTFWGRALRHRSFVLGSSLSLLVLASALLSLVWTPWSPYEIDIASKLRPPSAAHWLGTDSFGRDIVSLLLAGARSTIMVGVIAVSIGLSFGVTLGLIASARRGWTEEIIMRFSDFTFAFPAVLSAIMLAAVVGPGMVTSIVAIGIFQIPTLTRLTRGSANAIWAREFVLAARAAGKGAFRITIEHVLPNILSILIVQVTIQFALAILAEAALSYLGLGTQPPQPSWGRMLNDAQTLLFQSPMLAVYPGAAIAIAVLGLNLLGDGLRDLLDPRLARER
- a CDS encoding ABC transporter permease, with amino-acid sequence MSVFVLRRLLTLLATLVGASLIIFLVLDALPGNAAQMLMGADASPDAVRALTVKLGLDQPLAVRYLQWIKGLLVGDLGNSYVYGTSVASLIAERLVLTVPLAIMAMTITVTLALSAGIYTAANHNKLGDVGVMSLTQVGIALPNFWFAILLVLLFSVRLQWLSAGGFSGWEEGIWLGVKSLLLPAISLAVVQAAILARVTRSAVLEVLREDFVRTARAKGLGKREVLWSHVLRNAMIPVMTVMGLQFANLLAGTIVIENVFYLPGLGRLIFQSIANRDLIVVRNCVMLLATMVVIVNFVVDVLYAFIDPRIKVHDL
- a CDS encoding amidase, with amino-acid sequence MNGDPCLLSATELRGLIAEKRISPVDIISAVLARAEALQPELNCFITLCGDEAMAQARVAERKIMAGEPLGLLHGIPVTVKDIVNTKGVKTTFGAVPYKDNVPTEDAVAVARLRSEGAILIGKTTTPEFGSKCLTDSPLFGRTRNAWDACRSSGGSSGGAAVAVASGIAPLAIATDGGGSTRIPAACNGVVGLKQSNGVIPHSQALDVFGNQTYVTPTTRTVADTALMMQAMVGDDACDPWSIGVPVPDFIGTAAPRGDLRGQRILYCLTPPGRPVSAEVAASFKASLDRLAGLGAELEEFSGDGFDIEPIWRAINHTVWRTRFAKLAAEHKDELSEAFLKQLALATEVSGVDYQEAMFARTALFRRVQSLLARGHFLAMPTLTRTALPIKQDLFGTIEIDGAHFDSVRPHWFPWTMPFNMTGHPAVSLPSGFGRDGLPIGLQLVGRFRADAELLRVSALFEASHDLLSRWPA
- a CDS encoding LysR family transcriptional regulator — encoded protein: MDLRRLRYFVAVAETRSVGKAAERLRMAQPPLSVQIRKLEAEIGAPLFRRGTRGMDLTEAGQALLARASEALALAVDGAEAARAVAAGKRGRLSVGYMFVLANAMLPRLIPELRRSVPGVDLDFAELSASTREARLLDRSVTVALCMPAINHPEIQVARIGAQPFMLAVPIRSPLARLGAVPMARLQGRPLIALPPPEQDPASSAVAALLRRHQIVMPIASRVETVHSAMSLVLAGEGLAIVPACAQLGAPRGIVFRPLRDAADSIDIAVCWRRDSQSPLISRFIKCAEKAVARM